A window of the Desulfotignum phosphitoxidans DSM 13687 genome harbors these coding sequences:
- a CDS encoding AMP-dependent synthetase/ligase gives MANIDYFNLPWKDQWEWERVDLPTVTCKFLENSEKYADKDFQQFNPALYHGDSNGSLTWKETAARVENYACGLLSLGLEKQEMAGIMSASGPYWTHADLAIACANGVSVAIYPTLSFKEASYIVNDSGSKFLFLRGDNILEMMLDGFDRMPKLEKIIVMDREYQSSDARIISMGDLEKTGIEWKNNNRHFESYTARRDGVVLDDIYTILYTSGTTGRGKGVVLTHHNCSARMNGVNEFFDYCGMGFKPEYTTLCFLPLAHIFDRGSCQGAAIFNGCTIAYADAPGTLLEDLQKYNPHWINCVPRLYEKIYIQLHEKMGQSGLKRKLFDWALTVGEAVFMQRYDPETGAYNMGHDFDITGNLSFGMRIKYKIADKLFSKVRALFGKNFKHSFSASASISPDLLKFFYIIGIRVSEGYGSTESFNACANMPLKACKPGSVGLESNGSRLRVSSIGELEITGAGVFQRYWNRPQETSESFTSDGWFKTGDKVEVDRFGYYTIVDRFKSIICLSSGKNIAPAKVESLFTTSPYVEQVLVVGDERAVISTLLVPNLTFFKDRFDKQGIEYDKSQVVIDTSAGTPIVAKVGPDFIEKGNIRGLVAQEVAGANRELETFEQIKQYTILCERFTEQNGMLTPTQKTKKRAIIDSYSAEIDKMYAQK, from the coding sequence ATGGCAAATATCGATTATTTTAATCTGCCGTGGAAAGACCAGTGGGAGTGGGAAAGGGTCGATTTGCCGACAGTCACCTGCAAATTTCTTGAAAATTCTGAAAAATATGCGGATAAGGATTTTCAGCAATTTAATCCAGCACTCTATCACGGGGACAGCAACGGCAGCTTGACATGGAAAGAGACGGCTGCCAGAGTTGAAAACTATGCCTGTGGTCTACTGAGCTTAGGACTCGAAAAGCAGGAAATGGCTGGAATCATGTCGGCCAGCGGTCCCTACTGGACCCATGCCGACCTTGCGATTGCCTGCGCAAATGGGGTCAGTGTCGCCATATATCCGACCCTGTCATTCAAGGAAGCATCTTATATCGTCAACGATTCAGGGAGTAAATTCCTTTTTCTGAGGGGGGACAATATTCTTGAAATGATGCTCGACGGGTTTGACCGGATGCCTAAACTTGAAAAAATAATTGTTATGGACAGGGAATACCAGAGCAGCGATGCAAGAATTATAAGCATGGGCGATCTTGAAAAAACCGGTATCGAGTGGAAAAACAACAACCGTCATTTTGAATCGTATACGGCAAGAAGAGACGGGGTTGTCCTTGACGACATCTACACCATTCTTTATACATCAGGCACAACCGGCCGGGGGAAGGGCGTTGTGCTTACCCACCACAACTGCTCAGCCAGAATGAACGGGGTCAATGAATTTTTTGATTACTGCGGCATGGGTTTCAAGCCAGAATATACAACCCTGTGCTTTTTGCCCCTTGCACATATTTTCGACAGGGGATCATGCCAGGGCGCTGCCATTTTTAACGGCTGTACTATTGCCTATGCAGACGCGCCGGGAACGCTTCTGGAAGATCTTCAGAAATACAATCCCCACTGGATCAACTGCGTGCCAAGGCTGTATGAAAAAATATATATTCAGCTGCACGAGAAAATGGGGCAGAGCGGCCTGAAGAGAAAACTCTTTGACTGGGCACTTACCGTCGGTGAAGCCGTTTTCATGCAGCGGTATGATCCTGAAACAGGTGCCTATAACATGGGGCATGATTTTGATATTACCGGCAATCTTTCCTTTGGAATGAGAATAAAGTATAAAATTGCCGACAAGCTGTTCTCAAAGGTCCGGGCATTGTTCGGTAAAAACTTCAAGCATTCTTTTTCAGCCAGTGCCTCCATTTCGCCGGATCTTTTGAAATTTTTCTATATCATTGGCATCAGGGTCAGCGAAGGGTACGGATCAACCGAAAGCTTCAACGCCTGTGCAAACATGCCGCTGAAGGCCTGCAAACCGGGCTCTGTCGGTCTTGAATCAAATGGAAGCAGACTCCGAGTTTCAAGTATAGGGGAACTCGAGATCACGGGCGCGGGGGTGTTTCAAAGATACTGGAACAGGCCCCAGGAGACTTCCGAATCATTTACTTCTGACGGATGGTTTAAAACAGGTGACAAGGTGGAAGTTGACAGGTTCGGTTATTACACAATCGTTGACCGTTTTAAAAGTATTATCTGCCTGTCCAGCGGAAAGAATATCGCTCCGGCAAAAGTGGAATCACTCTTTACCACCAGCCCGTATGTTGAACAGGTTCTTGTTGTGGGTGATGAACGTGCGGTAATCAGCACACTGCTGGTCCCGAACCTTACTTTCTTTAAAGACAGGTTTGACAAACAAGGGATTGAATACGACAAGAGTCAGGTGGTGATAGACACATCTGCGGGAACCCCGATTGTAGCTAAAGTCGGACCGGATTTTATCGAAAAAGGAAATATCAGAGGACTTGTCGCGCAAGAGGTTGCAGGCGCAAACAGGGAACTGGAAACGTTTGAGCAGATAAAACAGTACACCATTCTCTGTGAAAGATTCACAGAACAGAACGGCATGTTGACACCGACTCAGAAAACAAAGAAAAGAGCGATTATAGACAGTTATTCAGCTGAAATTGATAAAATGTATGCCCAGAAATGA
- a CDS encoding flavocytochrome c, giving the protein MEDSPELMYQDAVKAGLGLNHPELTMLMARQSAEAVEWTVKLGVKYKDRNTHLGGHSVPRSYYTTNSSGAGIVRPQLAKVKELGVPLVTRCYLDRILRDDDGRVKGVRVYEDYRFPNTENGKMKTIRANRAVIMATGGFAQDIAFRMLQDPKVDEKVESTNQPGATAEGLIEALRLHANPIQLSWIQLGPWACPDEKGMGIGYIFAITAAFPYGIMVARETGQRFVNELADRKVRADAIMKTGAFAVGIADQEGVFRTAKLDTMLERGVVKKFDTLDALAEAFNIQKDGLKKTVAEYNASLKAGEDKAFGKPFQKDCKPIVSPPFYGMNLWPKAHHTMGGIQLNTEAQVIDLYQKPIPGLYAAGEISGGVHGAVRLGSNAITDCIVFGRIAGKNAAKDRPWA; this is encoded by the coding sequence GTGGAAGACTCCCCGGAACTGATGTATCAGGACGCAGTGAAAGCCGGTTTGGGCCTCAATCATCCGGAATTGACGATGTTGATGGCCAGGCAATCGGCCGAAGCAGTGGAGTGGACTGTCAAACTGGGAGTCAAGTACAAAGACCGCAATACCCATCTGGGAGGACATTCGGTCCCCCGCAGCTATTACACCACAAACAGCTCGGGTGCCGGTATCGTCCGACCTCAATTGGCCAAGGTCAAGGAACTCGGGGTTCCGCTGGTGACCCGGTGCTACCTGGACCGGATCCTGCGAGATGACGACGGCCGTGTCAAAGGGGTCCGTGTGTACGAAGATTACCGTTTCCCGAATACGGAAAATGGAAAAATGAAAACCATTCGGGCCAACCGGGCGGTCATTATGGCTACCGGCGGTTTTGCCCAGGATATCGCCTTCCGCATGCTCCAGGATCCGAAGGTCGACGAAAAGGTCGAGTCTACGAACCAGCCCGGCGCCACCGCCGAAGGTCTGATCGAGGCGCTCCGCCTTCATGCCAACCCCATCCAGCTTTCCTGGATTCAACTTGGTCCCTGGGCCTGTCCCGATGAAAAGGGGATGGGAATCGGCTATATTTTTGCAATCACTGCTGCGTTTCCCTACGGCATCATGGTGGCGCGCGAGACTGGACAGCGCTTTGTCAACGAACTGGCCGACCGCAAGGTTCGGGCCGATGCCATTATGAAGACCGGCGCCTTTGCCGTGGGAATCGCGGACCAGGAAGGGGTTTTTCGGACGGCCAAGCTGGACACGATGCTCGAACGAGGGGTCGTCAAGAAATTCGATACACTGGATGCCCTGGCCGAGGCGTTCAATATCCAGAAGGACGGGCTGAAAAAAACTGTGGCTGAATACAATGCCTCCCTCAAGGCAGGGGAAGACAAAGCCTTTGGAAAGCCTTTCCAGAAGGACTGTAAACCGATTGTCTCACCGCCCTTTTATGGGATGAACCTGTGGCCGAAAGCGCATCACACCATGGGCGGAATCCAGCTCAATACCGAGGCTCAGGTGATAGATCTTTACCAGAAGCCCATCCCTGGGCTTTATGCCGCAGGCGAGATCAGCGGCGGTGTCCACGGTGCGGTCCGACTCGGCAGCAATGCGATCACGGACTGCATTGTTTTTGGGCGGATCGCGGGAAAGAACGCTGCCAAGGATCGGCCCTGGGCCTGA
- a CDS encoding histone deacetylase family protein, protein MIRTQDLAYAVENISRRDPEIGYALSELLAAGRIRIPVDAGSLGKDPCFLFEDNRVFVRKVSFFNHGIAPVEERLVLQYGEAAEKHRIEEIPSPGDFFAAATRIHLAGIFCLVNFELFNAISRLKKKIRAAGSSTDLENILNARLKTLQQMLQEPPASFGMPLSSKEPLYFIEMQRSVDCHFVLFPFSYAALGQLAQLNLEFFHLRFVLDLFITGASHRLFAAVSQGKITGMMYLVEKKRLFYTGLEIHYVATVNGISLDEQTLDYPRIRGTGTFLMAGAWLLWKSRFPRASEIVLDAEIGAEQFYDTIGFDFRPPYGYLLKHPKEKLLLYIVGMAMNCDTLPDRLQAAVIQCIKQQIAILRKSIPADDPKRKIAILAVSTCNQGGKNKSLAAVAQHLVSRDHRRIPEAGMLLQVLAQDDADRSRHILVKGASMIWVVSDPVFDQHLEGIFHMESRKRTRALASILAKDPFADRVIPVQPRAATEDELAWVHLPEYIEKIAGTTGKKLTTLDPDTQTTPQSYAVARLAAGSVFNLIDAVYKDPLHRCGMACIRPPGHHAEPDRAMGFCLFNNVALGAAYLQHRYKAKRILIVDVDIHHGNGIQKAFYDSRQVLYFSAHQFPCYPGTGKLSEIGTGAGKGFTINVPLPKGSEDKDYAAVIHFLLQPVALQFQPDMILVALGFDLYAQDPLGQMNVTPDGYALITYMLKQLAKKVCSGRIIFVLEGGYSIRGIRECGLRVLQELVDLPTLSPEKIRRMTPEKPGSVPELKKAMDLHRTFWPSIP, encoded by the coding sequence ATGATCCGGACTCAAGATCTGGCATATGCCGTTGAAAATATTTCCCGCCGGGACCCGGAAATCGGTTACGCCCTTTCCGAACTGCTGGCAGCCGGCCGCATCCGGATCCCGGTGGATGCCGGCAGTCTTGGAAAAGACCCCTGTTTTCTGTTTGAAGATAACCGGGTGTTTGTCCGGAAGGTGAGTTTTTTCAACCATGGCATTGCCCCGGTGGAAGAAAGACTGGTGCTCCAATACGGAGAAGCGGCTGAAAAACACCGGATTGAAGAAATCCCCTCTCCCGGGGATTTTTTTGCCGCAGCCACCCGGATTCATCTGGCCGGCATCTTCTGCCTGGTGAATTTTGAACTCTTTAACGCCATTTCCAGGCTCAAAAAAAAAATCCGGGCCGCCGGCAGCAGCACAGACCTTGAGAATATCCTGAATGCCCGGCTTAAAACCCTTCAGCAGATGTTACAGGAACCGCCCGCAAGCTTTGGAATGCCGCTTTCTTCAAAGGAACCGCTGTATTTTATTGAAATGCAGCGCTCCGTTGACTGTCATTTTGTTTTGTTTCCCTTTTCCTACGCAGCGCTGGGGCAGCTGGCACAGCTGAACCTGGAATTTTTCCATTTGCGCTTTGTCTTAGACCTGTTTATCACAGGCGCATCCCACCGGCTTTTTGCCGCTGTCAGCCAGGGAAAAATCACAGGGATGATGTATCTTGTGGAAAAAAAGCGATTGTTCTACACGGGGCTGGAAATCCATTATGTGGCAACAGTCAACGGAATATCTCTGGATGAACAGACCCTTGACTATCCCAGGATCCGGGGAACGGGCACCTTTTTGATGGCCGGGGCGTGGCTGTTGTGGAAAAGTCGATTTCCCCGGGCTTCGGAAATCGTTCTTGATGCGGAAATCGGGGCGGAGCAGTTCTATGACACCATCGGGTTTGATTTCCGGCCGCCTTATGGATACCTGCTCAAACACCCGAAAGAGAAACTGCTGTTGTATATTGTCGGCATGGCCATGAACTGTGACACCCTGCCGGACCGGTTGCAGGCGGCAGTGATCCAGTGTATCAAGCAGCAGATCGCGATCCTGAGAAAATCCATCCCGGCTGATGATCCGAAACGGAAAATCGCCATCCTGGCGGTTTCTACCTGCAACCAGGGTGGGAAAAACAAAAGCCTGGCAGCCGTCGCCCAACATCTGGTCTCCCGGGACCACCGCCGGATACCTGAGGCCGGGATGCTGCTGCAGGTGCTGGCCCAGGACGATGCCGACCGGTCCAGACACATCCTGGTGAAAGGGGCCAGCATGATCTGGGTGGTCAGTGATCCCGTATTTGACCAGCACCTGGAAGGCATCTTCCATATGGAAAGCCGGAAGCGAACCCGGGCCCTGGCATCCATACTGGCAAAAGACCCGTTTGCCGACCGGGTCATTCCGGTCCAGCCCAGGGCCGCCACGGAAGATGAGCTGGCCTGGGTTCACCTGCCGGAATATATTGAAAAAATCGCCGGAACCACCGGGAAAAAACTGACGACCCTGGATCCGGACACCCAGACCACCCCCCAGTCTTATGCCGTGGCCCGACTGGCCGCCGGCAGTGTGTTCAATCTCATCGATGCCGTGTACAAAGATCCTTTGCACCGCTGCGGCATGGCCTGCATCCGTCCCCCGGGTCATCATGCGGAACCTGACCGGGCCATGGGGTTCTGCCTGTTCAACAACGTGGCGCTGGGAGCGGCTTACCTCCAGCATCGGTACAAGGCAAAACGCATTCTGATCGTGGATGTGGATATACATCACGGCAACGGCATCCAGAAAGCCTTTTATGACAGCCGGCAAGTGCTGTATTTTTCCGCCCACCAGTTTCCCTGCTACCCGGGCACGGGAAAACTGTCTGAAATCGGGACCGGTGCCGGAAAAGGGTTCACCATCAATGTACCGCTGCCAAAAGGCAGTGAAGACAAGGACTATGCCGCTGTCATCCATTTTCTTTTACAACCCGTGGCCTTACAGTTTCAGCCGGACATGATCCTGGTGGCCTTAGGGTTTGATCTCTATGCCCAGGATCCGCTGGGACAGATGAATGTGACCCCGGACGGGTATGCCCTGATCACCTACATGCTCAAACAGCTGGCAAAAAAGGTCTGCAGCGGACGGATCATCTTTGTGCTGGAGGGCGGATACAGCATCCGGGGCATCCGCGAATGCGGACTGCGGGTACTCCAGGAGCTGGTGGACCTGCCCACCCTGAGCCCGGAAAAAATCCGCCGGATGACTCCGGAGAAACCCGGCAGCGTGCCGGAGCTGAAAAAAGCCATGGATCTCCACAGAACTTTCTGGCCTTCAATTCCCTGA
- a CDS encoding sensor histidine kinase yields MERHKHPPGPARNTYPFNRPAWYTAAGVSLVPAAGVFAGLALWILYRSSSPVLGLILLAAGVLAGTAAMAWHIGKLSARLKKKMHHIQLLDQQLLKMSRMAAATKLTRDFLATLKDGLINMESSAALAQELIRLDTPSDAARNLEDIKTGAIHSCASIDKLLTITRTPGNHWIIQDIQINDMITDILELLAPQFREKQVKITLECEENPPMIRSNFSRVYQIFQNLLLTVVSDIIPKGQLIIATQSGSDGVQMTLVYPSRHFDKHILTQLSDPAYALQAQEPGPWLALCVYHADRVNARVFSDETDTGLQLTVNLPFRIDRSSPPVPQSFLKGL; encoded by the coding sequence ATGGAGAGGCATAAACATCCCCCCGGACCGGCCCGGAATACCTATCCATTTAACCGGCCAGCATGGTATACAGCGGCAGGCGTGTCACTGGTGCCGGCCGCAGGTGTGTTTGCCGGTCTGGCCCTGTGGATCCTGTACCGGAGTTCATCACCGGTTCTCGGCCTGATACTGCTGGCAGCCGGGGTGCTGGCCGGTACCGCCGCAATGGCCTGGCACATTGGAAAACTGTCTGCGCGGCTGAAAAAAAAAATGCATCACATCCAGCTGCTGGACCAGCAACTGCTGAAAATGAGCCGTATGGCTGCCGCCACAAAACTGACACGGGATTTTCTGGCAACGCTCAAAGACGGCCTGATCAATATGGAAAGTTCTGCGGCCCTGGCCCAGGAACTGATCCGCCTGGACACCCCTTCGGATGCGGCCCGGAACCTGGAGGATATCAAAACAGGAGCCATCCACTCCTGCGCATCCATCGACAAATTACTGACCATCACGCGAACGCCGGGGAATCACTGGATTATCCAGGATATTCAGATCAATGATATGATCACGGACATTCTGGAACTCCTTGCGCCTCAGTTCCGGGAAAAACAGGTCAAAATCACTCTGGAATGTGAAGAAAATCCGCCCATGATCCGCAGCAATTTTTCCCGGGTATACCAGATCTTCCAGAACCTGTTGCTCACAGTGGTGTCCGATATCATCCCAAAAGGGCAATTGATCATAGCCACCCAATCCGGATCAGACGGCGTTCAAATGACCCTGGTCTATCCCAGCCGCCATTTTGACAAACACATACTGACACAACTCAGTGACCCGGCCTATGCACTCCAGGCCCAGGAACCCGGTCCATGGCTGGCGCTGTGCGTCTATCATGCCGACCGAGTCAACGCAAGGGTCTTTTCGGATGAAACCGATACCGGGCTCCAGCTGACCGTGAACCTGCCCTTTCGGATCGACCGGTCATCCCCCCCCGTACCCCAGTCGTTTTTAAAGGGACTATGA
- a CDS encoding helix-turn-helix domain-containing protein has protein sequence MTHSELREKALKRKKVKLEYDALEPEFSLLRELLKARQKAGLSQADIAELMGTKAPAITRLESSLTNGKHSPSIATLKKYAEALGCHLQIKLVRNN, from the coding sequence ATGACACATTCTGAATTAAGAGAAAAAGCATTAAAAAGAAAAAAGGTTAAACTTGAATACGATGCACTTGAACCCGAGTTCTCTTTGCTTCGGGAACTTCTTAAAGCCCGTCAAAAGGCTGGGTTGAGTCAAGCAGATATAGCAGAACTTATGGGAACCAAGGCCCCGGCAATCACAAGGCTTGAGTCCTCCTTAACCAATGGAAAACATTCGCCTTCAATAGCAACGTTAAAAAAATATGCTGAAGCGCTTGGATGTCATCTCCAAATTAAACTTGTAAGAAACAATTGA
- a CDS encoding cytochrome c3 family protein: MEKEVSETRVTVKPVNVVMSLKPHHQGAGLSCEDCHGSGTPQAIRADACLSCHCTSEGIAQSTEALKPNPHDSLHYGPDLDCDLCHHEHTRSENYCNNCHEFDLQVP; this comes from the coding sequence ATGGAAAAAGAGGTGAGTGAAACGCGGGTCACAGTTAAACCCGTAAATGTTGTAATGTCGTTAAAGCCGCATCATCAGGGGGCCGGTCTATCCTGCGAGGACTGCCATGGGAGTGGAACGCCCCAAGCCATCCGGGCCGATGCCTGCCTGAGCTGTCACTGCACATCGGAAGGGATAGCGCAAAGCACTGAGGCGCTCAAGCCCAACCCCCATGATTCGCTCCATTACGGCCCGGATCTGGACTGTGACCTGTGTCACCACGAACACACGAGGTCGGAAAATTATTGCAACAACTGCCACGAGTTTGACCTGCAAGTGCCCTGA
- a CDS encoding ISNCY-like element ISDph1 family transposase (programmed frameshift): MRKIFEPQMTFGQTPIDQIKLDMRARDEIPKLLLGLQHIYCDQELREKVFVILKNVIPEDTDSKNGRPGMDLWKILVMGTIRLNCNWDYDKLREMVNNHRTLRQMLGHGMMDDDITYPLQTLKDNVRLLTPDILDKINTLVVQEGHKLLEKKTSDEEVLMGRCDSFVVETDVHFPTDINLLFDAVRKMIQIAAIISQGIGTSMWRQSAYNIKKFKRLYRIVQRLKHSTSADEKKKAKRARQIMDAHKAYIELAEKYISKAELTIEMTESSDIMNEARVEELQTYINYALWQIGLIKRRVLQDEKIPHKDKIFSIFEPHTEWISKGKAGVPQELGLRVCILEDQYGFILHHRVMEQETDDKVAVAMVTSAQNKFSGLKGCSFDKGFYTPGNKKDLKDTLSILVLPKKGRCNKAEFEEETADDFIRLKRKHSAVESAINGLENHGLDRCPDHGIQGFKRYVGLSVLARNLQIMGHHIQQKRLKQLQRSEQRKAA, encoded by the exons TTGCGTAAAATTTTTGAACCACAAATGACATTCGGGCAGACCCCTATCGACCAAATCAAACTTGACATGAGAGCCAGGGATGAAATTCCCAAGCTACTTTTGGGGCTCCAGCATATCTATTGCGATCAAGAACTTCGAGAAAAAGTTTTTGTCATCCTCAAAAATGTGATTCCGGAAGACACCGACTCCAAAAATGGACGTCCGGGAATGGACCTGTGGAAAATTCTTGTGATGGGCACCATACGGCTCAATTGCAATTGGGATTACGATAAACTCCGGGAGATGGTGAACAACCACAGAACATTGAGGCAGATGCTGGGTCATGGCATGATGGACGATGACATAACCTATCCGCTCCAGACCTTAAAAGATAATGTCAGGCTTCTGACACCTGACATTCTTGATAAAATCAACACCCTGGTTGTACAAGAAGGTCATAAACTTCTG GAAAAAAAAACTTCGGACGAAGAGGTGTTGATGGGACGGTGTGATTCATTCGTTGTTGAAACCGATGTTCATTTTCCCACAGACATCAACCTGCTTTTTGATGCAGTCCGAAAAATGATTCAAATTGCCGCTATTATCAGCCAGGGCATTGGAACGAGTATGTGGCGGCAATCAGCATATAATATCAAAAAATTTAAACGGCTGTATCGGATAGTTCAGCGATTGAAACATTCCACATCCGCGGATGAAAAGAAAAAGGCCAAAAGAGCCCGGCAGATCATGGATGCACACAAAGCTTATATTGAACTTGCTGAAAAATACATTTCAAAAGCGGAATTGACCATTGAAATGACGGAGTCCTCCGATATTATGAATGAAGCCCGAGTGGAAGAGTTGCAAACATACATCAATTATGCGCTTTGGCAAATTGGCCTGATAAAACGCCGGGTTTTGCAGGATGAAAAGATCCCACATAAAGACAAGATTTTTTCAATTTTCGAACCCCATACAGAATGGATTTCAAAAGGCAAAGCCGGTGTTCCCCAAGAATTGGGACTGCGGGTATGCATCCTGGAAGACCAGTATGGGTTTATCCTGCACCACCGGGTGATGGAGCAAGAAACCGATGATAAAGTGGCCGTTGCAATGGTAACGTCGGCCCAAAACAAATTTTCTGGTCTCAAGGGATGCAGTTTTGATAAAGGGTTTTATACACCTGGTAACAAAAAGGACCTGAAGGATACATTGAGCATTTTGGTGCTCCCGAAAAAAGGCAGATGCAACAAGGCTGAATTTGAAGAAGAAACAGCAGACGATTTTATTCGTTTAAAAAGAAAACATTCAGCGGTGGAATCGGCCATAAACGGGTTGGAAAATCATGGTCTGGACAGATGCCCGGATCATGGCATTCAAGGATTTAAAAGATATGTAGGTCTGTCTGTTCTGGCAAGAAATCTCCAGATTATGGGTCATCATATACAACAAAAAAGGCTGAAGCAGCTGCAACGGTCTGAACAGCGAAAAGCCGCGTAA
- a CDS encoding type II toxin-antitoxin system RelE/ParE family toxin: MKWQIHYYNNKIENEILEFPDGLLARYLRLTDLMCEFGPNLGMPHTRPIESGLFELRVKGKEGIARVFFCMKIRKKIVMLHTFIKKSQKTPKKELKIAKNRMSEVINNDTF, encoded by the coding sequence ATGAAATGGCAAATACATTATTATAACAACAAAATAGAAAATGAGATTCTTGAATTCCCAGATGGTTTGCTGGCAAGGTATTTAAGGTTAACCGATTTGATGTGTGAATTCGGTCCGAATTTGGGAATGCCTCATACAAGACCTATAGAGAGCGGACTTTTTGAGTTACGTGTAAAAGGCAAAGAAGGCATCGCAAGAGTGTTCTTTTGTATGAAGATCCGGAAAAAAATTGTCATGCTTCATACATTCATTAAAAAGTCTCAAAAAACTCCGAAAAAAGAGTTGAAAATTGCCAAAAACAGAATGAGCGAGGTAATAAACAATGACACATTCTGA
- a CDS encoding helix-turn-helix transcriptional regulator, translated as MVMHNPPHPSKVIKELCIEPVGMAVTEVAKGLGSAAFMKGQCRYFLQSVKKIPPFFLKIFHKFI; from the coding sequence ATGGTGATGCATAACCCACCCCACCCCAGCAAAGTGATCAAGGAACTGTGTATCGAACCGGTAGGAATGGCGGTGACTGAAGTAGCCAAGGGACTCGGGTCAGCAGCGTTTATGAAAGGCCAGTGTCGATATTTTTTACAATCTGTAAAGAAGATCCCCCCCTTTTTTTTAAAAATTTTTCATAAATTTATATGA
- a CDS encoding ParD-like family protein: MNVLHDLKETLDAEGIYEWQIVRRFNERWFQGWSATPEEQRIKFIHIADSIRAHPDFDQKYKNNQDTHNRVLAFQKIFEDVMLKKNTVYSKRNFKLQNAILCIISKRKIKRGNYIMATAVRITDELVKDAKIFSKIDKRSLTGQIEHWARIGKCAEENPDLTYDLIKEILIGIAELDYGETSEYKFG, encoded by the coding sequence GTGAATGTCCTGCATGATCTCAAAGAGACCCTGGATGCAGAAGGTATATATGAATGGCAGATTGTCCGCCGCTTTAATGAACGGTGGTTTCAGGGGTGGAGCGCCACCCCGGAAGAACAGCGGATCAAATTCATCCACATTGCAGACAGCATCCGGGCACACCCGGATTTTGATCAAAAGTACAAAAACAACCAGGATACCCATAACCGGGTGCTGGCGTTTCAGAAAATATTTGAAGATGTCATGCTCAAAAAAAACACAGTGTATTCAAAACGCAATTTTAAGTTGCAAAATGCAATTCTATGCATTATATCTAAAAGAAAAATAAAAAGGGGGAATTATATCATGGCCACTGCAGTAAGAATCACTGACGAATTAGTGAAGGACGCCAAAATATTCAGCAAAATAGATAAACGATCTTTAACTGGACAAATTGAACATTGGGCTCGGATTGGAAAATGTGCTGAAGAAAATCCCGATTTAACTTATGATCTTATAAAAGAGATTCTCATCGGTATAGCTGAATTGGACTACGGAGAAACAAGCGAATATAAATTTGGGTAA
- a CDS encoding type II toxin-antitoxin system HicB family antitoxin, which yields MLKRDPFFLTQCNVSVKKTSVLIKASPPHDAKCRQQYPNRNNYCAGSMAPVFKKIHVVSDPVFDQHLKGIRNLVTDVLLDMGNTGEPVPEPIAIKHFSGKFMVRGPPEIHRKLAIQAAESGISLNRIASSKLSQ from the coding sequence TTGCTGAAACGGGATCCATTTTTTCTGACACAATGCAACGTATCAGTTAAAAAAACAAGCGTTTTAATAAAGGCCTCCCCCCCACACGATGCAAAGTGCCGCCAACAGTATCCAAACCGCAACAATTACTGCGCCGGCAGCATGGCTCCGGTTTTCAAAAAAATCCATGTTGTCAGTGATCCGGTGTTTGACCAGCACCTGAAAGGTATCCGAAATCTTGTGACGGATGTGTTATTAGACATGGGCAACACCGGTGAGCCTGTTCCCGAACCAATTGCAATCAAACACTTCAGCGGAAAATTCATGGTCCGGGGACCTCCGGAGATCCATAGAAAATTGGCCATACAAGCTGCTGAATCCGGCATCAGTCTCAATCGTATTGCCAGCTCCAAGTTGAGTCAATAA